Proteins found in one Phycodurus eques isolate BA_2022a chromosome 18, UOR_Pequ_1.1, whole genome shotgun sequence genomic segment:
- the LOC133417422 gene encoding trans-L-3-hydroxyproline dehydratase isoform X2, translated as MDAQLPPHEGGELSVVDMHTGGEPLRIIVSGYPRVEGGTLLAKRRYARERLDHLRRALMLEPRGHYDMYGALLVPSELPDADVGVLFVHNEGYSTMCGHAVVALGRFAIDYGLVKEPRSPETPVNIHCPCGLVRAFVEYADGKTGAVRFLSVPAFVFATDVTVAVEGFGDVTVDISYGGAFYAFVDARRFGLDVRESRTRDLADAATAVTRAVVSRVKLRHPLSDDLAFLYGTILTDGKERFSSDATANVCVFAEAQVDRSPTGSGVTARVALQYHKGLIGLNQSRTFQSGATGSQFTGKAVEETTCGDFKAVVVEVAGRAFYTGVSCFVQETEDRLKHGFLLK; from the exons ATGGACGCGCAGCTCCCGCCCCACGAGGGCGGCGAGCTGTCGGTGGTGGACATGCACACGGGCGGCGAGCCTCTCCGCATCATCGTGAGCGGCTACCCGCGGGTCGAAGGCGGCACGCTGCTGGCCAAGCGGCGTTACGCGCGCGAGCGCCTGGACCACCTGCGGCGGGCGCTGATGCTGGAGCCCCGGGGCCACTACGACATGTACGGCGCCTTGCTGGTGCCCAGCGAGCTGCCCGACGCCGACGTGGGCGTGCTGTTCGTGCACAACGAGGGCTACAGCACCATGTGCGGGCACGCCGTGGTGGCCCTGGGGCGTTTCGCCATCGACTACGGCCTGGTGAAGGAGCCGCGCTCGCCCGAGACGCCCGTCAACATCCACTGCCCGTGCGGCCTGGTCAGGGCCTTCGTGGAGTACGCCGACGGGAAGACGGGCGCGGTGAGGTTCCTCAGCGTGCCGGCGTTCGTCTTCGCCACGG ACGTGACGGTGGCAGTGGAGGGCTTCGGCGACGTGACGGTGGACATCAGCTACGGAGGAGCCTTTTACGCCTTCGTGGACGCGCGGCGCTTCGGCCTGGACGTGAGGGAGTCCAGGACCAGAGATCTGGCGGACGCGGCCACGGCCGTCACCAGAGCCGTCGTATCGCGG GTGAAGCTGCGGCACCCGCTGAGCGACGACCTGGCCTTCCTGTACGGCACCATCCTCACCGACGGCAAAGAGCGCTTCTCCTCGGACGCCACCGCCAACGTCTGCGTCTTCGCCGAAGCTCAG GTGGACCGCAGCCCAACCGGATCTGGCGTGACGGCGCGAGTGGCCCTCCAGTACCACAAGGGTCTGATCGGGTTGAACCAGTCCAGGACTTTCCAGAGCGGAGCCACCGGATCGCAGTTCACCGGCAAAGCTGTGGAG GAGACCACGTGTGGAGACTTCAAGGcggtggtggtggaggtggCCGGCAGAGCGTTTTACACGGGAGTTTCGTGTTTCGTGCAAGAGACCGAGGACCGGCTGAAACACGGCTTTCTGCTCAAGTGA
- the LOC133417422 gene encoding trans-L-3-hydroxyproline dehydratase isoform X1: MDAQLPPHEGGELSVVDMHTGGEPLRIIVSGYPRVEGGTLLAKRRYARERLDHLRRALMLEPRGHYDMYGALLVPSELPDADVGVLFVHNEGYSTMCGHAVVALGRFAIDYGLVKEPRSPETPVNIHCPCGLVRAFVEYADGKTGAVRFLSVPAFVFATDVTVAVEGFGDVTVDISYGGAFYAFVDARRFGLDVRESRTRDLADAATAVTRAVVSRVKLRHPLSDDLAFLYGTILTDGKERFSSDATANVCVFAEAQVDRSPTGSGVTARVALQYHKGLIGLNQSRTFQSGATGSQFTGKAVEETTCGDFKAVVVEVAGRAFYTGVSCFVQETEDRLKHGFLLNGKGVVLHEARTRVT, translated from the exons ATGGACGCGCAGCTCCCGCCCCACGAGGGCGGCGAGCTGTCGGTGGTGGACATGCACACGGGCGGCGAGCCTCTCCGCATCATCGTGAGCGGCTACCCGCGGGTCGAAGGCGGCACGCTGCTGGCCAAGCGGCGTTACGCGCGCGAGCGCCTGGACCACCTGCGGCGGGCGCTGATGCTGGAGCCCCGGGGCCACTACGACATGTACGGCGCCTTGCTGGTGCCCAGCGAGCTGCCCGACGCCGACGTGGGCGTGCTGTTCGTGCACAACGAGGGCTACAGCACCATGTGCGGGCACGCCGTGGTGGCCCTGGGGCGTTTCGCCATCGACTACGGCCTGGTGAAGGAGCCGCGCTCGCCCGAGACGCCCGTCAACATCCACTGCCCGTGCGGCCTGGTCAGGGCCTTCGTGGAGTACGCCGACGGGAAGACGGGCGCGGTGAGGTTCCTCAGCGTGCCGGCGTTCGTCTTCGCCACGG ACGTGACGGTGGCAGTGGAGGGCTTCGGCGACGTGACGGTGGACATCAGCTACGGAGGAGCCTTTTACGCCTTCGTGGACGCGCGGCGCTTCGGCCTGGACGTGAGGGAGTCCAGGACCAGAGATCTGGCGGACGCGGCCACGGCCGTCACCAGAGCCGTCGTATCGCGG GTGAAGCTGCGGCACCCGCTGAGCGACGACCTGGCCTTCCTGTACGGCACCATCCTCACCGACGGCAAAGAGCGCTTCTCCTCGGACGCCACCGCCAACGTCTGCGTCTTCGCCGAAGCTCAG GTGGACCGCAGCCCAACCGGATCTGGCGTGACGGCGCGAGTGGCCCTCCAGTACCACAAGGGTCTGATCGGGTTGAACCAGTCCAGGACTTTCCAGAGCGGAGCCACCGGATCGCAGTTCACCGGCAAAGCTGTGGAG GAGACCACGTGTGGAGACTTCAAGGcggtggtggtggaggtggCCGGCAGAGCGTTTTACACGGGAGTTTCGTGTTTCGTGCAAGAGACCGAGGACCGGCTGAAACACGGCTTTCTGCTCAA TGGAAAAGGAGTGGTGTTGCACGAGGCTCGTACTAGGGTCACTTGA